One Clostridium estertheticum DNA segment encodes these proteins:
- a CDS encoding MBL fold metallo-hydrolase, giving the protein MFFKPIKTKRLTEDIYVVKTIISNFYIYTDGENTLCFDTGYIPIIIKRALKKINITPDSISHIFLTHSDYDHVGGIKLFKNAQVYLSLDEEKMITFKKPRVLLLFNKRIKRKYEMLKDGDITYIGKIKVKSITTPGHTPGSMSYLVNDSILFSGDTLTIRNSKVKPFFWLQNMNTRLQKESIKKLLKIDTIKLICTGHTGYLKI; this is encoded by the coding sequence ATGTTTTTTAAACCAATAAAAACTAAGCGATTAACTGAAGATATTTATGTAGTGAAAACTATAATCTCAAACTTTTATATTTATACTGATGGAGAAAACACACTATGCTTTGATACAGGTTATATCCCAATAATTATAAAAAGAGCGTTAAAAAAAATTAATATTACGCCAGATTCTATTTCTCATATATTCTTAACACATTCAGACTATGACCATGTTGGCGGTATTAAACTATTTAAAAATGCACAAGTTTATCTTTCTCTTGATGAAGAAAAGATGATTACATTCAAAAAACCAAGGGTATTATTACTTTTTAATAAAAGAATAAAAAGAAAATATGAAATGTTAAAAGATGGTGATATAACTTATATAGGTAAAATAAAAGTAAAATCAATTACGACGCCAGGTCATACGCCTGGTTCAATGTCATACTTGGTTAATGATAGTATTCTATTTTCTGGAGATACATTGACAATACGAAATAGTAAAGTGAAACCGTTCTTTTGGTTACAAAATATGAATACAAGACTACAAAAGGAATCCATTAAGAAGCTTTTAAAAATAGATACCATTAAATTGATATGTACAGGCCATACTGGATATTTAAAAATATAG
- a CDS encoding GNAT family N-acetyltransferase: MLKHNGTKIIETQRLILRQFKEEDAADMFNNWASDDEVTRYVSWQTHSNIEVSKKVLKMWIDEYSSQENYNWAIVIKENGSVVGSIGLMNIEYNIENCEIGYCISKAFWNKGITTEAFSAVINFAFKEVGFERITGRHHVDNVASGRVMEKCGLKYEGTLRKIHKLNTGSLVDCKYYSILKEEYVD, from the coding sequence ATGTTAAAACATAATGGAACAAAAATAATAGAAACTCAAAGACTTATATTGAGACAGTTTAAAGAGGAAGATGCTGCAGATATGTTTAATAATTGGGCATCTGATGATGAGGTTACCAGATATGTCTCTTGGCAAACTCACAGTAACATTGAAGTAAGTAAAAAAGTACTTAAAATGTGGATTGATGAATATAGTAGCCAAGAAAATTATAATTGGGCAATAGTAATAAAGGAAAATGGAAGTGTAGTTGGTTCCATTGGACTTATGAATATAGAGTATAATATTGAAAACTGTGAGATTGGTTATTGCATAAGTAAGGCCTTTTGGAACAAAGGGATAACAACTGAAGCTTTTTCTGCGGTCATTAATTTTGCCTTTAAAGAAGTAGGGTTTGAACGTATAACCGGACGTCATCATGTTGATAATGTAGCCTCTGGACGAGTTATGGAAAAGTGTGGTTTAAAATATGAAGGTACTTTAAGAAAGATACATAAACTTAATACTGGTTCACTAGTAGATTGTAAATATTATTCAATATTAAAGGAAGAATATGTAGATTAG
- a CDS encoding IS3 family transposase (programmed frameshift) produces the protein MNKSYSAEFKMEAVKRLEKTGESMSKVAADLGVKPTTMQGWVNKYRKSPKAPFIGSGHLSPEDEKFHKLEKENRDLKEENDILKKAGSLLREKPQIKRFLFIKANRMNYHLAKLCMVLSVSRSSYYAWEKRPESMRSKANNLLLKEISDIHGKSNKVYGSTKITRILNTKSKCPINHKRVEHIMSENGIKSKVSKKFIATTNSNHKLPIAENILNRDFSVDKPNEKMVSDITYLWTDEGWLYIAGILDLCGQKIVGLSMSERMTKELVIDALNSAYLRAGKPSNVILHSDRGSQYCSYDYQNLIKKYGFTCSMSRKGNCWDNAPMESFWGKLKCEWLYGTHFRTREEARAAVFEYVEVFYNRQRIHASNGYVTPEDYYNKATRKAKVA, from the exons ATGAATAAAAGTTATAGTGCTGAATTTAAAATGGAAGCAGTAAAGAGATTAGAAAAAACAGGAGAGTCGATGTCAAAAGTAGCTGCTGATTTAGGGGTTAAGCCAACCACAATGCAGGGCTGGGTAAATAAGTATAGAAAATCTCCTAAGGCTCCATTTATAGGTAGTGGACACTTAAGCCCAGAAGATGAAAAATTTCATAAGCTTGAAAAAGAAAATAGGGACCTCAAAGAGGAGAATGATATATTAAAAAAAGCGG GCAGCCTACTTCGCGAGAAACCTCAAATAAAGAGATTTCTATTTATCAAGGCTAATCGCATGAACTACCATCTAGCGAAGCTATGCATGGTCCTATCAGTTTCTAGGAGCAGCTACTATGCATGGGAGAAACGTCCAGAAAGCATGAGATCAAAGGCAAATAACCTTCTATTAAAGGAAATTAGTGATATCCATGGAAAGAGCAATAAAGTTTACGGTTCAACAAAAATTACACGAATATTAAACACCAAAAGCAAATGTCCTATTAATCATAAAAGAGTGGAACATATCATGAGTGAAAATGGCATAAAATCAAAGGTTTCAAAGAAATTTATAGCCACTACAAATTCTAATCATAAGCTTCCAATTGCAGAAAATATCCTCAACCGTGACTTTTCTGTGGACAAACCTAATGAAAAAATGGTAAGTGATATCACCTACCTGTGGACAGATGAAGGATGGCTTTATATCGCTGGAATCTTGGATTTATGTGGACAAAAAATTGTTGGATTGTCCATGAGTGAACGAATGACAAAGGAATTAGTTATTGACGCATTGAATTCGGCATATCTACGTGCTGGTAAGCCTTCAAACGTCATTTTACACTCGGATAGAGGTTCACAGTACTGTTCTTACGACTACCAAAATTTGATTAAAAAGTATGGTTTTACATGTAGTATGTCCCGAAAAGGTAACTGTTGGGATAATGCACCAATGGAATCTTTCTGGGGCAAATTAAAATGTGAATGGCTCTATGGTACACACTTTAGGACTCGTGAAGAAGCCCGTGCAGCCGTATTTGAATATGTTGAAGTGTTTTATAATCGGCAGCGAATCCATGCCTCAAATGGATATGTGACACCTGAAGACTATTATAATAAAGCTACTCGAAAAGCTAAAGTAGCTTAA
- a CDS encoding GNAT family N-acetyltransferase, translated as MNLIVSGDENLILRHSERNDTALILWFIKELATYEGELDQVIATEETLEKSLFEQNGAEVIIAEYESKPAGFALFHQNFSTFLGRQGIHLVDLYVIPEMRGKGIGKIILSYLSNLTIERDFGRLEWWVHDWNISAKRFYEKLGAFPLEELKIYRLCGEELNNFSQEYKNILEAE; from the coding sequence TTGAATTTAATTGTGTCTGGTGATGAGAACTTAATACTTCGCCATTCAGAAAGAAATGATACTGCATTAATCTTGTGGTTTATTAAGGAATTAGCTACATATGAAGGGGAATTGGATCAAGTAATAGCTACAGAAGAAACACTTGAAAAATCATTATTTGAGCAAAATGGTGCCGAAGTAATTATTGCAGAATATGAATCAAAGCCAGCAGGTTTTGCATTATTCCATCAAAACTTTTCTACCTTTCTTGGAAGGCAAGGTATACACTTGGTAGATTTGTATGTTATACCTGAAATGAGAGGTAAGGGTATCGGTAAGATTATACTGTCTTATCTTTCAAATTTAACCATTGAAAGAGACTTTGGAAGATTAGAGTGGTGGGTACATGATTGGAACATTTCTGCAAAAAGATTTTACGAAAAGTTAGGTGCATTTCCGTTAGAAGAATTGAAAATTTATAGACTTTGTGGAGAAGAATTGAATAATTTTTCACAGGAATATAAGAACATTTTAGAGGCAGAATAA
- a CDS encoding VOC family protein, which translates to MHIQHVTLMVNNLEESIEFYETITKLTISRRFKAEPGEVAFLTNGSGETEIELVCMPQGQKFEGKGMFICFETDKLDAMHKLAQDKGLNPSAIQNPDAQTRYFYVYDPNGVSVQLRVFPK; encoded by the coding sequence ATGCATATTCAGCATGTGACCTTAATGGTCAACAACTTGGAAGAATCTATTGAATTTTATGAGACGATTACAAAACTAACTATTTCCCGCCGCTTTAAAGCAGAACCTGGAGAAGTTGCATTTCTGACAAATGGCAGCGGAGAAACTGAGATTGAACTTGTCTGCATGCCACAAGGTCAGAAGTTTGAAGGCAAAGGTATGTTCATTTGCTTTGAGACGGATAAACTGGATGCAATGCATAAGCTTGCGCAGGACAAAGGTCTTAACCCTTCTGCCATCCAGAACCCTGACGCTCAAACCCGCTATTTCTATGTTTATGACCCAAATGGTGTATCTGTACAGTTACGGGTTTTTCCGAAGTGA
- a CDS encoding class I SAM-dependent methyltransferase — MLINIRYYLKNSSQQNNKEQLEDNQCTYVGVLGVAGGNGLDNIDILTTQKVYAVDINRNYLDICKQRYEYLGSTLEILCGDLIDDAVVLPYTNLLICNLIIEYIGEKEFISIIYKNKINIDVISCVIQKNNDNSFISNSELNSHFEPILFIHHDIDENKLKYLFSTIKFTCIKYKKIYFQMVRNLLEWTLDANNLY, encoded by the coding sequence ATGCTTATCAATATTCGATATTATCTGAAGAATTCTTCTCAGCAGAATAATAAAGAACAATTGGAAGACAATCAATGCACTTATGTTGGAGTGTTAGGGGTCGCTGGTGGTAATGGTCTTGATAATATTGATATTTTAACAACACAAAAAGTTTATGCCGTTGACATAAACAGAAACTATCTTGATATTTGCAAACAAAGATATGAATATCTGGGAAGTACTTTAGAAATCCTATGCGGTGACTTAATTGATGATGCTGTCGTTTTACCTTACACTAACCTATTAATATGTAATTTGATTATTGAATACATAGGTGAAAAGGAATTTATATCTATTATTTATAAAAATAAAATTAATATAGATGTAATATCATGCGTTATACAGAAAAATAATGACAATTCATTTATAAGTAATTCAGAACTTAATTCACATTTTGAACCCATTTTATTTATTCATCATGACATTGATGAAAATAAACTTAAATATCTATTTTCTACTATTAAATTTACTTGTATTAAATATAAAAAAATATACTTCCAAATGGTAAGGAATTTATTAGAATGGACTTTAGACGCTAATAATTTGTATTGA
- a CDS encoding DUF4037 domain-containing protein, translating to MSKDIFNKECEARIKLAREIASKCSIEYGREIIIVGSVSRNLADEDSDIEIEFLVDNLLSEENMINWIKQIGGTDIHPYGVPIGDGSVWVIFKYKDYWIEAGWQTISSMKNNINSIIEGKVTTHDKLILASVLKDAIFIRDNGILSDLQGQLNLYPEELQKDIIANTIEPWTMGLAMAVRKMLSKREDKIPFLQRMIPDIQRILRILYAINGQWEPDWKWTKYIISNLEIKPENLEERIDSIICIKDTKENLKNCFELIKDTLLLIPKDLELGETVADILKNIDTTTIV from the coding sequence ATGTCAAAAGATATATTTAATAAAGAGTGTGAAGCTAGAATTAAGTTAGCAAGAGAAATTGCGAGTAAATGTTCAATAGAATATGGAAGGGAAATTATTATTGTGGGTTCTGTTTCAAGAAATCTTGCAGATGAAGATTCTGATATTGAAATAGAATTTTTAGTAGATAATTTATTATCAGAAGAAAATATGATTAATTGGATTAAACAGATTGGAGGAACAGATATACATCCGTATGGTGTACCAATAGGGGATGGCTCAGTTTGGGTAATATTCAAGTATAAAGATTATTGGATTGAAGCAGGATGGCAGACTATTAGTAGCATGAAAAATAACATAAATTCAATTATAGAAGGTAAAGTAACTACCCATGATAAACTTATTCTTGCTTCAGTATTAAAAGATGCAATTTTTATCAGAGATAATGGTATATTAAGTGATTTACAAGGACAATTAAATCTTTATCCAGAAGAACTTCAGAAAGATATTATAGCAAATACAATTGAACCTTGGACTATGGGTTTGGCAATGGCGGTTAGAAAAATGCTATCTAAGAGAGAGGATAAAATTCCATTCCTTCAAAGAATGATACCAGATATTCAAAGGATTTTAAGAATTTTATATGCAATAAATGGACAGTGGGAACCAGATTGGAAATGGACAAAATATATAATCAGTAATCTAGAGATAAAACCAGAAAATCTAGAAGAGAGGATAGATTCAATTATATGTATAAAAGATACTAAAGAGAATTTAAAGAATTGCTTTGAGTTAATAAAGGATACATTATTACTTATACCAAAAGACCTTGAACTAGGTGAGACAGTTGCAGATATATTAAAAAATATTGATACAACTACAATAGTATAG
- a CDS encoding GNAT family N-acetyltransferase, with amino-acid sequence MFILESDRLIVRRFCDDDWKDLYEYLSQETVVIYEPYNVFSEEACKQEAVNRSQNDAFWAVCLKENNKLIGNIYFKQQDPKEFLTWEIGYVFNPPYYGKGYATEASRRILQYGFEQRGAHRIIGKCNPENASSWRLMERLSMKREGYFRKPAFFTKSFDGKPIWHDAYQYSILSEEFFSAE; translated from the coding sequence ATGTTCATTTTAGAATCAGATAGGTTAATTGTAAGGAGATTTTGCGATGATGACTGGAAAGATTTATATGAATATCTTTCTCAAGAAACAGTTGTTATATATGAACCATATAATGTTTTCAGTGAGGAAGCGTGTAAACAAGAAGCAGTTAATCGTTCGCAGAACGATGCGTTTTGGGCTGTATGTCTAAAAGAAAACAATAAGTTAATAGGAAATATTTATTTTAAACAACAAGACCCTAAAGAATTTTTAACATGGGAAATAGGTTATGTATTTAATCCTCCATATTACGGAAAAGGATATGCGACTGAGGCAAGTAGAAGGATTTTGCAGTACGGTTTTGAACAAAGAGGTGCCCATAGAATTATTGGAAAGTGTAATCCCGAAAACGCTTCATCATGGAGGTTAATGGAACGACTATCAATGAAGCGGGAAGGATACTTTAGGAAACCAGCATTCTTTACAAAATCATTTGATGGAAAACCGATATGGCATGATGCTTATCAATATTCGATATTATCTGAAGAATTCTTCTCAGCAGAATAA
- a CDS encoding cupin domain-containing protein has product MVNENKYNLNMDIKYDYLEVIKVPEIIESCKEKWFNQTLCKVNSSVLRLGIFEGEFHMHKHDNDDEVFFVLDGELLIESEKGNFKLAKNEGICIPKGTMHRPIANTKAIVLMIENEGIKPIGD; this is encoded by the coding sequence ATGGTAAATGAAAATAAATATAACCTTAATATGGATATAAAATATGATTATCTCGAGGTAATAAAAGTTCCAGAGATAATTGAAAGCTGCAAAGAGAAATGGTTTAACCAGACTCTTTGTAAAGTGAATTCATCTGTTTTAAGACTTGGAATATTTGAAGGTGAATTCCATATGCATAAGCATGATAATGATGATGAAGTATTCTTTGTCTTAGATGGTGAGCTATTAATTGAAAGTGAAAAAGGCAATTTTAAATTAGCAAAAAATGAAGGAATATGTATTCCAAAGGGAACTATGCATAGACCTATAGCAAACACTAAGGCAATAGTTTTAATGATAGAAAATGAAGGGATAAAACCCATAGGGGATTAA
- a CDS encoding ASCH domain-containing protein, giving the protein MTENEIWNLYTKNNDVKNKTYDAWCFGGSTSIANELAKLVVNGIKTATASAYQLYEVENSPLPPIGGLNIILDTDNNAVCITETTKVYTCTFGEVPESHAFKEGEGDCSLAYWRKVHKDFFSKELKVYDIDFDENMITVCEEFKVIFK; this is encoded by the coding sequence ATGACTGAAAACGAAATTTGGAATTTATATACCAAAAATAATGATGTGAAAAATAAGACCTATGATGCTTGGTGTTTTGGGGGAAGTACTTCAATAGCAAATGAACTTGCAAAACTTGTAGTAAATGGCATCAAGACGGCAACCGCATCTGCTTATCAATTATATGAAGTTGAAAACAGTCCGTTGCCGCCAATAGGAGGTTTGAATATTATTTTGGACACTGATAATAATGCTGTTTGTATAACTGAAACAACTAAAGTTTATACTTGCACATTTGGGGAAGTGCCAGAAAGTCATGCTTTTAAGGAGGGAGAAGGGGACTGCTCCCTAGCTTATTGGAGAAAAGTACATAAAGACTTTTTTTCAAAGGAACTCAAAGTTTATGATATCGATTTTGATGAAAATATGATTACTGTTTGTGAAGAATTTAAGGTGATTTTTAAATAA
- a CDS encoding NUDIX hydrolase: MNETIISDFNNNIKVYYTNKKKSLPMAYREDINRHWESLLISGKKFFNGDVFTINNIETNEDSVNIFVGLTDYAHFLYTINKNNYEDNDCRVIHTSVLIETNDNKFAIGEMNEGTAFPFKLQFIGGGIDKSDIKGAILDLEHNIKKEILEELGIEVENKRIVKSLKPFYLKSGGQSNFLSAIYKLELLINEDELKLLLNKHNEGLALKMEMQEIRSLIFLDAKKQAIEEFVTNDKREKDGNLIATLEAAVGIRPVLRFK, encoded by the coding sequence ATGAACGAGACTATTATTTCTGATTTTAATAATAATATAAAAGTCTACTATACAAACAAAAAAAAATCTTTACCCATGGCTTATAGAGAAGATATTAATAGGCATTGGGAAAGCCTATTAATTAGCGGCAAAAAATTTTTCAATGGGGATGTATTTACAATTAATAATATAGAAACTAATGAAGATAGCGTAAATATCTTTGTTGGCTTAACTGACTATGCGCATTTTTTATATACCATAAATAAAAATAATTATGAAGATAATGATTGTAGAGTTATTCATACCTCCGTTTTGATCGAAACTAATGATAATAAATTTGCTATTGGTGAAATGAATGAGGGAACTGCATTTCCTTTTAAGCTTCAGTTTATTGGCGGAGGCATAGATAAGAGTGATATTAAAGGAGCAATTTTAGATTTAGAGCATAATATAAAAAAAGAAATTTTAGAAGAACTAGGTATTGAGGTTGAAAATAAAAGAATTGTGAAAAGCTTGAAGCCTTTCTATTTAAAAAGTGGGGGCCAAAGTAACTTTCTATCTGCTATTTATAAATTGGAATTATTAATTAATGAAGATGAGCTTAAGTTGCTATTAAATAAGCATAATGAAGGTTTAGCATTAAAAATGGAAATGCAAGAAATAAGATCCTTAATTTTTCTTGATGCTAAAAAGCAAGCTATAGAGGAATTTGTAACTAACGATAAAAGAGAGAAGGATGGAAATCTGATAGCAACTTTGGAGGCAGCAGTTGGAATAAGACCAGTTTTAAGATTCAAGTAA
- a CDS encoding homocysteine S-methyltransferase family protein translates to MDFQSCYNNSSFILMEGALGERLKREYDIPFDEVIALAGHIYNEKPKQALKELFHQYIKISQHYDLPIMLTTPTRRANKERVAQSKYNKSIIYDNISFLREIKQDFPSDVYIGGLMGCKGDAYKASDVLSEKEAFEFHSWQSSLFAEAKADFLFAGIMPALPEAIGMASAMGNTGLPYIISFMIRDDGKLIDGTTINKAIRSIDNVINRKPLCYMTNCVHPKVVAKALSQFYNQTDIVKTRFKGIQANTSPLSPEELDNCCDLKTSDADNLANDMLKLCIDFNLKIFGGCCGTDGTHMNEIAKRLSQMVSY, encoded by the coding sequence ATGGATTTTCAAAGTTGCTACAATAATTCTTCTTTTATTTTGATGGAAGGTGCATTGGGTGAGCGTTTAAAAAGAGAATATGATATTCCTTTTGACGAAGTTATTGCTCTTGCTGGTCATATATACAATGAAAAACCTAAGCAAGCACTTAAAGAATTATTTCATCAATATATAAAAATATCTCAGCATTATGATTTGCCGATTATGCTAACGACACCAACTCGCAGAGCAAATAAAGAACGTGTTGCACAATCTAAATATAATAAGAGTATTATTTATGATAATATTTCATTCTTACGAGAAATAAAACAGGACTTCCCTTCCGATGTGTATATTGGTGGACTTATGGGGTGCAAGGGTGATGCTTATAAAGCAAGTGATGTTTTGTCTGAAAAAGAAGCATTTGAATTTCATTCCTGGCAATCTTCATTGTTTGCGGAAGCTAAAGCTGATTTTTTATTTGCAGGTATAATGCCAGCTTTGCCAGAAGCTATAGGTATGGCAAGTGCAATGGGAAATACAGGTCTACCATATATTATTAGCTTTATGATAAGAGATGACGGTAAATTAATAGATGGTACAACAATTAATAAAGCTATAAGATCAATTGATAATGTGATAAACCGTAAACCTCTTTGCTATATGACAAATTGTGTTCACCCAAAGGTGGTTGCAAAAGCGCTATCTCAATTTTATAATCAAACAGATATAGTAAAAACCCGGTTTAAGGGGATACAAGCTAATACTTCTCCTCTATCACCAGAAGAACTTGACAATTGTTGTGATTTAAAAACTTCAGATGCTGATAATTTGGCAAATGATATGTTAAAACTATGTATTGACTTTAATCTTAAAATCTTTGGTGGTTGCTGTGGTACAGATGGCACCCACATGAATGAGATTGCTAAAAGATTAAGTCAGATGGTCTCATATTGA